The Deltaproteobacteria bacterium genome has a window encoding:
- a CDS encoding flavodoxin family protein, protein MKKILGIIASPRKLGNSEIIIKEIAGLSGVDHELSLLRLNDFDIKPCLGCYQCLFRAEGCVLKDDFPLVVDAMAKADAWIVAAPTYVLGANASLKRLLDRGLGFYKRGRELWKKPAIGIAIAGMEGKEGYSKLNVDSFLRLFMSDVKASVIMYGALPGEILIPLENRRTAEILGKALFGEALPATGPVCPLCGGDTFRFMDDKKIRCMVCSNAGTFSVESGKPVFNIESSGHDLFLTEEDALTHKAWLSSMKERFLAHKDEMKAITRKFKNTGVWIRPPASSENPEE, encoded by the coding sequence ATGAAAAAAATTCTGGGCATCATCGCCTCCCCCAGAAAACTGGGCAACAGCGAAATAATCATAAAGGAAATCGCGGGGCTTTCAGGCGTTGACCACGAGCTTTCGCTTCTGCGCCTGAACGATTTCGACATAAAGCCCTGCCTGGGTTGCTACCAGTGCCTTTTCAGGGCCGAGGGCTGCGTTCTGAAAGACGATTTCCCGCTTGTGGTTGACGCCATGGCCAAGGCCGACGCCTGGATAGTGGCCGCTCCGACTTACGTTTTAGGAGCCAACGCTTCCTTGAAACGCCTTCTCGATCGCGGCCTTGGCTTTTACAAAAGGGGGCGGGAGCTTTGGAAAAAGCCCGCAATAGGCATCGCCATCGCGGGTATGGAAGGCAAGGAAGGATACTCGAAGTTAAACGTCGATTCCTTCCTGCGGCTTTTCATGTCGGATGTAAAGGCGAGCGTCATCATGTACGGCGCGCTTCCGGGCGAAATCCTGATCCCTTTAGAAAACAGGCGGACAGCCGAAATCCTGGGCAAGGCCCTTTTCGGGGAGGCCCTGCCCGCAACCGGCCCGGTGTGCCCCCTTTGCGGCGGAGACACCTTCCGTTTCATGGATGATAAAAAAATCCGCTGCATGGTCTGCTCAAACGCCGGAACCTTTTCCGTCGAGTCGGGAAAGCCGGTCTTCAACATAGAAAGCTCCGGCCACGATCTTTTCCTCACAGAGGAGGACGCATTAACTCACAAGGCTTGGCTTTCATCCATGAAGGAAAGATTTCTGGCCCATAAAGACGAAATGAAGGCCATAACCCGGAAGTTCAAAAACACGGGCGTTTGGATCAGGCCCCCCGCCTCGTCCGAAAACCCCGAAGAATAA
- a CDS encoding CTP synthase, with translation MYSATKYIFVTGGVLSSLGKGLASASIGALLESRGLKVTFQKLDPYINVDPGTMNPFQHGEVFVTDDGAETDLDLGHYERFANVRLGKNSNFTSGKIYYSVIMKERQGEYLGGTVQVIPHVTDEIKSAIKKVGDQGDVVIVEIGGTVGDIESLPFLEAIRQFRSEAGKENVLYIHLSYVPYIKTAGEVKTKPTQHSVKELRSIGIQPNIILCRTDQFLSDDIKAKIALFCNVGQDEVFTAKDVESIYEVPVVFHQQGLDDKIMELLNIWTGKPRLDTWTELVRKINNPTDRVTIAIVGKYVNLKESYKSLNEALTHGGVANDISVNLKYIDSETITEANVDEILADAHGVLVPGGFGSRGVPGKIIAVKYAREHLVPFFGICLGMQIAVIEYARNMAGIKGADSTEFDLAAPDPVIYLMREWYDERSGTVQVRTDDTEKGGTMRLGAYTCMVADNTFACAAYEKNTISERHRHRYEFNNKYREGLVKAGLVISGTSPKGELVEIVELKDHPWFLGCQFHPEFKSRPMDCHPLFRDFIKAALNLKNRKS, from the coding sequence ATGTATTCTGCGACCAAGTATATTTTCGTGACCGGGGGGGTGCTTTCATCCCTGGGAAAGGGGCTCGCTTCCGCATCCATCGGCGCTCTTCTGGAAAGCCGGGGCTTGAAGGTCACCTTCCAGAAGCTCGACCCGTACATCAACGTGGACCCCGGCACGATGAACCCCTTTCAGCACGGTGAGGTCTTCGTGACCGACGACGGAGCCGAGACCGACCTGGACCTCGGCCACTACGAGCGCTTCGCCAACGTGCGCCTCGGGAAAAATTCCAACTTCACGTCAGGCAAAATCTATTACTCGGTGATCATGAAGGAGCGCCAGGGAGAGTACTTGGGCGGCACGGTCCAGGTGATTCCCCACGTTACCGACGAAATAAAATCCGCCATAAAAAAAGTGGGAGACCAGGGCGACGTGGTCATAGTGGAAATAGGCGGCACGGTGGGCGACATCGAAAGCCTGCCCTTTCTTGAGGCCATAAGACAGTTCCGCAGCGAGGCGGGCAAGGAGAACGTCTTATACATCCACCTCTCATACGTTCCCTACATAAAGACCGCAGGCGAGGTGAAAACCAAGCCCACCCAGCACAGCGTGAAGGAGCTGCGCAGTATAGGCATCCAGCCCAATATCATATTGTGCCGCACCGACCAGTTTCTGTCGGACGACATTAAAGCCAAGATAGCGCTTTTCTGCAACGTGGGCCAGGACGAGGTCTTCACCGCCAAGGACGTGGAGAGCATCTACGAGGTGCCGGTAGTCTTTCACCAGCAGGGCCTTGACGACAAGATCATGGAGCTTTTGAATATCTGGACCGGAAAGCCCCGCCTGGACACCTGGACCGAGCTGGTGCGAAAGATCAACAATCCCACCGACCGGGTCACCATAGCCATCGTGGGCAAGTACGTGAATCTGAAGGAATCCTATAAAAGTCTGAACGAGGCCCTCACCCACGGCGGGGTGGCCAACGACATATCGGTGAATCTCAAATACATAGATTCCGAGACCATCACGGAAGCCAACGTGGACGAAATCCTTGCGGATGCCCACGGCGTTCTGGTTCCGGGCGGTTTCGGCTCACGCGGGGTTCCGGGGAAAATCATAGCGGTGAAATACGCCAGGGAACACCTGGTTCCGTTTTTTGGCATCTGCCTTGGAATGCAGATAGCGGTCATCGAGTACGCCAGGAACATGGCCGGAATAAAAGGCGCGGACAGCACGGAATTCGACCTTGCCGCCCCTGACCCGGTCATTTATCTCATGCGGGAATGGTACGACGAGCGCAGCGGCACGGTACAGGTGCGCACCGACGACACCGAAAAGGGCGGCACCATGCGCCTTGGAGCCTACACCTGCATGGTGGCCGATAATACCTTCGCCTGCGCCGCTTACGAAAAGAACACCATCTCCGAGCGCCACCGCCACCGCTACGAGTTCAACAACAAGTACCGGGAAGGTTTGGTGAAGGCCGGGCTCGTGATAAGCGGCACGTCCCCCAAGGGCGAACTGGTGGAGATCGTGGAACTGAAGGACCACCCCTGGTTCCTGGGCTGCCAGTTCCACCCGGAATTCAAGAGCCGCCCCATGGACTGCCACCCCCTGTTCCGGGACTTCATCAAGGCGGCCCTCAATCTCAAGAACCGGAAATCCTGA
- a CDS encoding LemA family protein: MVTGRNKFKNAFSQIDVQLKRRHDLIPNLVETARGYMKFEQETLTAVTEARNKAVKAADAASSDPTDPASMQKLLGAEGALAGAMTRFMAVVEQYPDLKASQNMSQLMEELASTENRVAFARQAYNDSVMTYNNSLEVFPNVIFAGMFNFDKAVLYEIEEEKERIAPKVSFS; encoded by the coding sequence ATGGTCACGGGCCGGAACAAGTTCAAGAACGCCTTTTCCCAGATCGACGTGCAGTTGAAGCGCCGCCACGACCTCATCCCCAATCTCGTGGAAACCGCCAGGGGCTACATGAAGTTCGAGCAGGAAACCTTAACCGCCGTAACCGAGGCCCGCAACAAGGCGGTGAAGGCTGCGGATGCCGCCTCATCGGACCCCACTGACCCGGCCAGCATGCAAAAACTTCTGGGCGCGGAAGGCGCTCTTGCCGGAGCCATGACAAGGTTCATGGCCGTGGTGGAGCAGTACCCGGACTTGAAGGCCAGCCAGAACATGTCGCAGCTCATGGAAGAACTGGCCTCCACCGAAAACCGGGTGGCCTTCGCCCGTCAGGCCTACAACGACTCGGTCATGACCTACAACAATTCCCTGGAGGTCTTTCCCAACGTAATTTTTGCGGGCATGTTCAATTTCGACAAGGCCGTGCTTTACGAGATAGAGGAAGAAAAGGAGCGTATAGCACCCAAGGTTTCCTTTTCTTAA
- a CDS encoding M48 family metallopeptidase, translating to MDFFASQDDARKRTALLVVLFVLAVGLIILTIHAVVAFVLTLEAESPYTGYWDPRLLLYSVGGTLLVVVSGTLYKMHQLSRGGQAVAEMLGASPVPPSTSDPDRKRLVNVVEEMSIASGIPTPLVYVMERERGINAFAAGFSSSDAVVCVTRGALERLDRDELQGVVAHEFSHILNGDMRLNLRLMGVLHGILVIALIGYGLMKAGADFTRASRKGKEGGASVGAILLGLAIMMVGYIGLFFGKVIKSAVSRQREYLADAAAVQFTRNPSGLSGALKKVGGFSTGSRILNPKAEEASHLYFGDGLPESWFTIMATHPPLADRIRRMEPGFDGEFPKVPEFLRIEDPPEDVATAVSQVLPYLGDSPAPAPHEMSAQLGGAAFWSGFEKARAERPARPVEEKNAQEAPSPAATIVGRVGRPTREHLEYAKAFKARIPEGLLEAAHEPCGAEALVYALLCAPEGPVRREQEKRLEAFSSGDVSCELAALMPETENLDNAYRLPLVETALAALKIMPPERYAAFRANVAALIEADGEVSVFEYTLKCMIARHLDPAFGKARPGASVRYHTPDQIAVECFGLLSCLAWHGRDEEMAKKAFAESMGLLMPGRALKIMDREKAGLEVLGKALLRITLSSGNLKRQVLEAVCVCVATDQQITVDEAELLRAVADTLDCPMPPFLPGELLAA from the coding sequence ATGGATTTTTTCGCAAGCCAGGATGATGCCCGGAAACGCACGGCCCTGCTGGTCGTCCTCTTCGTCCTGGCCGTTGGCCTGATCATTCTTACGATTCATGCCGTGGTGGCATTCGTCCTGACGCTTGAGGCTGAAAGCCCCTACACGGGCTACTGGGACCCACGGCTTCTTCTTTACTCCGTGGGCGGAACCCTTCTGGTGGTGGTGTCGGGGACCCTCTACAAGATGCACCAGCTTTCCAGGGGCGGCCAGGCGGTGGCGGAAATGTTGGGAGCGAGCCCGGTTCCGCCGTCCACCTCAGACCCCGACCGCAAGAGGCTGGTGAACGTGGTGGAGGAAATGTCCATAGCATCAGGCATCCCCACGCCCCTTGTCTACGTGATGGAAAGGGAGAGGGGCATCAACGCCTTCGCCGCTGGTTTCTCAAGCTCCGATGCCGTGGTGTGCGTGACACGGGGGGCTCTGGAGCGCCTCGACCGCGACGAGCTTCAGGGCGTGGTGGCCCACGAGTTCAGCCACATCCTAAACGGCGACATGCGACTCAATTTGCGGCTCATGGGGGTCTTGCACGGAATCCTGGTGATAGCCCTGATCGGGTACGGGCTCATGAAAGCCGGGGCCGATTTCACCAGGGCATCCCGGAAAGGCAAGGAGGGCGGGGCCTCGGTTGGGGCGATCCTTCTGGGTCTTGCCATAATGATGGTTGGCTATATCGGACTTTTTTTCGGCAAGGTGATAAAGTCCGCCGTATCCCGCCAGCGGGAGTACCTTGCGGACGCGGCTGCGGTTCAGTTCACCCGAAACCCATCCGGGCTTTCCGGGGCTCTCAAGAAGGTGGGCGGCTTTTCCACCGGCTCGCGCATCTTGAACCCCAAGGCGGAAGAGGCCAGCCACCTTTATTTCGGAGACGGGCTGCCTGAATCCTGGTTCACCATAATGGCCACCCACCCGCCCCTTGCCGACCGCATACGCCGCATGGAGCCCGGCTTTGACGGCGAGTTTCCCAAGGTCCCGGAATTTCTGCGGATCGAGGACCCCCCCGAAGACGTGGCAACGGCGGTGAGCCAGGTGCTGCCCTACCTTGGCGACTCTCCGGCTCCCGCGCCCCACGAGATGTCCGCCCAGCTAGGAGGAGCGGCCTTCTGGAGCGGCTTTGAAAAGGCTCGCGCAGAAAGACCGGCCCGTCCCGTCGAAGAAAAAAATGCGCAAGAGGCCCCAAGCCCTGCGGCCACTATAGTCGGAAGGGTGGGGCGGCCCACCCGCGAGCACCTGGAGTACGCCAAAGCCTTCAAGGCGAGGATTCCTGAGGGATTGCTGGAAGCGGCCCATGAGCCCTGCGGTGCTGAAGCCCTGGTCTACGCCCTTTTATGCGCCCCGGAAGGCCCGGTGAGAAGGGAACAGGAAAAACGCCTTGAAGCCTTTTCATCCGGGGACGTTTCATGCGAGCTTGCCGCGCTTATGCCGGAAACCGAAAACCTTGATAATGCCTACCGGCTTCCCCTTGTTGAAACCGCGCTGGCCGCTCTCAAGATCATGCCGCCCGAACGCTACGCCGCCTTTCGGGCCAACGTGGCGGCCCTGATCGAGGCTGACGGCGAGGTCTCGGTTTTCGAGTACACCCTAAAATGCATGATAGCCCGCCACCTGGACCCGGCCTTCGGAAAGGCCCGGCCCGGAGCCTCCGTTCGCTATCACACGCCGGACCAGATAGCCGTGGAGTGTTTCGGGCTTCTTTCCTGCCTGGCCTGGCACGGCAGGGACGAGGAAATGGCGAAAAAGGCTTTTGCCGAGTCCATGGGCCTTCTGATGCCGGGCCGAGCGCTCAAAATCATGGACCGGGAAAAGGCGGGCCTGGAAGTGCTCGGCAAGGCTCTCTTGCGCATCACCCTCTCATCGGGAAATCTCAAGAGGCAGGTGCTGGAGGCTGTCTGCGTGTGCGTGGCCACAGATCAGCAGATAACTGTGGACGAGGCGGAACTCCTTCGGGCCGTTGCCGACACCCTCGATTGCCCCATGCCGCCCTTTCTGCCGGGCGAGCTTCTCGCGGCGTGA
- a CDS encoding hsp70 family protein, with product MSVDPSNRKISLFSVPQLSAPGEVAKNKVLPSFLYLPGEYDVTPESIVHPWQHHKEHFAGVFAREQGSRVPARLVSSAKSWLCHGKVDRMAPILPWGADASVPRLSPVAASAAYLKHLRDAWNHRAGADEDKFLENQAVIITVPASFDEVARDLTVEAAKLAGYGQVTLIEEPLAAFYSWLVYHEKDWDRHVKPGELICVVDVGGGTSDFSLITLRETEGSPRFERIAVGDHLILGGDNMDLALARHSETLMGKSGARISANRWQALCHQCRQAKEAILSGSMNERVVTLMGEGGKLIGGTLSARLKKDDVERIILEGFFPVVSSDERGAAPSAKGGITEFGLPYAQDPAITRHLCRFIERNAQEVKRLTGKDNPFPDLILFNGGALSPDLIKDRIREAVRSWFCAEIPSRVLENPDLDLAVSRGAAYYGMVKAGHGVRVGSGSPRGYYLGLAGVGGGAPEKALCLMERGVEEGSLMELSAHRFDVLANQPVSFSVYSSSFRSGDRTGDLIDVDDTLTLMPPIRTVIQYGKKAGEIKVPVKVSAHYTEMGTLELWCKSLVSDHRWRLLFQLRDSEESRAVPEDRVFEEELVQKSLECVSQVFGGDQGGLKPERLSNAVVEACSTPRERWPLSFLRRMADALISAAEGRGISAEHEARWLNLTGFCLRPGFGDALDEHRVRTLWALYKKGPLAAKSPQVRLEWWVLWRRVAGGLSAGQQRQVIQDLAPVLRPKKAGERAKLSAEEENELWMLAANLERLMVKDKVDFGRTLLSRLDPKKTNSKMLWALSRIGARDLLYGPLDRVIPPDEAGGWISELLSKSWSNPRPVGMALSQLARKTGDRKRDMDEALAEKVKAFLAPFDWGRPLVKVVSEVTEADEAEKASRFGESLPAGIILKTGE from the coding sequence ATGAGCGTTGACCCGTCTAACCGAAAGATCAGCCTCTTTTCCGTGCCCCAGCTTTCGGCCCCCGGAGAGGTTGCCAAAAACAAGGTCCTGCCCTCGTTTCTTTACCTTCCGGGTGAATACGATGTGACCCCGGAATCCATCGTGCACCCGTGGCAACACCACAAGGAGCACTTCGCCGGGGTCTTCGCCAGGGAGCAGGGTTCCAGGGTCCCGGCCCGGCTGGTTTCCTCGGCCAAAAGCTGGCTCTGCCACGGCAAGGTGGACAGGATGGCACCCATCCTCCCCTGGGGAGCGGACGCCTCGGTGCCCAGGCTCTCGCCCGTGGCCGCCTCGGCGGCGTATCTCAAGCACCTTAGGGACGCTTGGAACCACAGGGCCGGCGCAGACGAGGACAAATTCCTCGAAAACCAGGCGGTCATCATCACCGTTCCCGCCTCCTTCGACGAGGTGGCCCGCGATCTTACGGTGGAGGCGGCGAAGCTTGCGGGATACGGCCAGGTGACCCTCATCGAGGAGCCCCTTGCGGCCTTTTACTCCTGGCTGGTTTACCACGAAAAGGACTGGGACCGGCACGTGAAGCCGGGGGAACTCATCTGCGTGGTGGACGTGGGCGGCGGCACCAGCGACTTTTCCCTCATAACCTTGCGGGAGACCGAGGGCAGCCCGCGCTTCGAGCGCATCGCCGTGGGCGATCACCTGATTTTGGGCGGCGACAACATGGACCTTGCCCTCGCCCGCCACTCCGAGACTCTCATGGGAAAGAGCGGGGCCAGGATTTCCGCCAACCGCTGGCAGGCGCTCTGCCACCAGTGCCGACAGGCCAAGGAGGCCATACTTTCAGGCAGCATGAATGAGCGCGTGGTGACCCTCATGGGCGAGGGCGGAAAGCTCATCGGCGGCACCCTCTCGGCGCGCCTCAAAAAAGACGACGTTGAGCGCATAATCCTGGAAGGCTTTTTTCCGGTGGTCTCATCGGATGAACGCGGGGCCGCTCCGTCGGCCAAGGGCGGAATCACCGAGTTCGGCCTTCCCTACGCCCAGGACCCGGCCATAACCCGGCACCTTTGCCGGTTCATCGAACGAAACGCCCAAGAGGTGAAAAGGCTTACGGGCAAGGACAACCCCTTCCCCGACCTTATTCTGTTCAACGGCGGCGCGCTTTCTCCCGACCTGATCAAGGACCGGATACGGGAAGCTGTAAGGAGCTGGTTCTGCGCGGAAATACCATCCAGGGTGCTGGAAAACCCGGACCTCGACCTTGCCGTGAGCCGTGGGGCCGCCTACTACGGCATGGTGAAGGCCGGGCACGGGGTGCGGGTGGGATCGGGCTCCCCGCGCGGCTACTATCTTGGGCTGGCAGGGGTTGGTGGCGGCGCACCCGAAAAGGCCCTCTGCCTCATGGAACGAGGAGTGGAGGAGGGGAGCCTGATGGAGCTTTCCGCCCACAGGTTCGATGTTCTGGCCAACCAGCCGGTGAGCTTTTCCGTTTACAGCTCATCCTTCCGTTCGGGTGACAGGACCGGCGATCTGATTGACGTTGACGACACCCTGACCCTCATGCCGCCAATACGCACGGTCATCCAATACGGGAAAAAGGCGGGGGAGATCAAGGTTCCGGTTAAGGTTTCGGCCCATTACACGGAAATGGGCACCCTGGAATTATGGTGCAAGTCCCTTGTGAGCGACCACAGGTGGAGGCTATTGTTCCAGCTTCGTGATTCGGAGGAAAGCAGAGCGGTGCCCGAAGACCGGGTTTTCGAGGAGGAGCTTGTCCAAAAATCCCTGGAATGCGTCAGCCAGGTTTTCGGCGGGGATCAAGGCGGCCTGAAACCGGAGCGCCTCTCAAACGCTGTTGTCGAGGCATGTTCCACCCCACGCGAACGCTGGCCATTATCCTTTCTGCGCCGCATGGCCGACGCCCTTATTTCAGCGGCGGAAGGCAGGGGGATAAGCGCCGAACACGAGGCGAGATGGCTTAATTTGACGGGTTTCTGCCTGCGTCCCGGCTTCGGCGACGCCCTGGACGAACACCGGGTGCGCACTCTGTGGGCGCTCTACAAGAAAGGCCCGCTTGCCGCAAAAAGCCCCCAGGTCAGGCTTGAATGGTGGGTCCTGTGGCGGCGCGTCGCGGGCGGGCTCTCGGCTGGCCAGCAGAGGCAGGTGATCCAGGACCTCGCCCCGGTTCTGCGCCCCAAAAAGGCTGGCGAGCGGGCGAAACTGTCGGCTGAGGAGGAAAACGAGCTGTGGATGCTGGCCGCCAACCTGGAACGCCTGATGGTGAAGGACAAGGTTGATTTCGGGCGCACCCTCTTATCCCGCCTGGACCCCAAAAAAACCAACTCCAAGATGCTCTGGGCGCTTTCGAGAATCGGGGCCAGGGACCTTCTGTACGGTCCCCTCGACCGGGTGATACCGCCGGACGAGGCAGGAGGATGGATCAGTGAACTCCTGTCAAAATCCTGGTCCAACCCAAGGCCCGTGGGCATGGCCCTTTCACAGCTTGCGAGAAAAACAGGGGACCGGAAAAGGGACATGGATGAAGCCCTGGCGGAAAAGGTGAAGGCCTTCCTCGCCCCCTTTGACTGGGGCAGGCCCCTGGTCAAGGTGGTGAGCGAAGTGACTGAAGCCGACGAGGCGGAAAAGGCATCCCGTTTCGGAGAGTCCCTGCCTGCGGGGATAATTCTGAAAACCGGGGAATGA
- a CDS encoding Hsp70 family protein, protein MSEPSYIVGIDLGTTNSVVAYTEAAPGKGIAPVIDLFRVPQLVGPGEMEDRDALPSFVLLPTQHEVAETDLKLPWDESPGLAVGAFARDRGAELPHRLVSSAKSWLCHAGVDRNAAILPWGADKDAKKLSPVEASTAILRHVKSAWDARMAAEDDNLALSRQDVILTVPASFDAVARELTVKAASDAGLTVTLLEEPQAAFYAWLALSGDLWRKNVTVGDLVLVCDVGGGTCDFSLISVEEEAGDLVLSRVAVGDHLLVGGDNMDLALAYDLAKTLAQKGKKLDNWQMRALWQSCRAAKEKLLAENGPEAATVTILSRGSGLIAGTIKTDLEKERISGVITDGFFPVCEKEAEPASPARSGMREMGLSYAADPGITRHMAKFLRKSGAERQLPTAVLFNGGVMKAGALRKRVMEVLSSWNDSPGQGLRELSGADYDLAVARGAAHYGLARRGMAVRIKGGLNRAYYIGVEAALPAVPGMPAPRTALCVTPFGMEEGTGQALPGRVFGLVVGERVKFDFLASSTRHDDAFGTTIEDWESELSPVTTLETELTGGAGTVLPVTLEVKVTEVGTLEIWCVAEDGRKFKLEFSVREEDERAE, encoded by the coding sequence GTGTCAGAGCCCTCATATATAGTTGGAATCGACCTTGGAACCACCAATTCCGTGGTGGCCTACACGGAGGCCGCGCCCGGAAAGGGCATTGCTCCGGTAATCGATCTTTTCCGCGTTCCACAGCTCGTGGGGCCGGGCGAGATGGAGGACCGGGACGCCCTGCCCTCCTTCGTGCTCCTGCCCACCCAGCATGAGGTGGCGGAAACGGACCTCAAACTCCCCTGGGACGAAAGCCCCGGCCTGGCCGTGGGAGCCTTCGCCAGGGACCGGGGGGCCGAGCTTCCCCATCGCCTTGTGTCTTCGGCCAAGTCCTGGCTCTGCCACGCTGGCGTTGACCGCAACGCCGCCATCCTTCCCTGGGGGGCGGACAAGGACGCGAAAAAGCTATCGCCCGTGGAGGCCTCGACGGCCATCTTACGGCACGTAAAAAGCGCCTGGGACGCGCGCATGGCGGCTGAGGACGATAATCTGGCCCTTTCCAGGCAGGACGTCATCCTCACGGTTCCCGCCTCCTTCGACGCCGTGGCCCGCGAACTCACCGTGAAGGCCGCCAGCGACGCCGGGCTTACGGTGACCCTCCTGGAAGAGCCCCAGGCCGCCTTCTACGCCTGGCTGGCCCTTTCGGGCGACCTTTGGCGCAAGAACGTCACGGTGGGCGATCTGGTCCTTGTATGCGACGTGGGCGGCGGCACCTGCGACTTTTCCCTGATTTCCGTGGAGGAGGAGGCGGGGGACCTGGTTCTTTCCCGCGTTGCCGTGGGCGACCATCTTCTTGTGGGCGGCGACAACATGGATCTGGCCCTGGCTTACGACCTGGCCAAAACCCTGGCCCAGAAGGGAAAGAAGCTCGACAACTGGCAGATGCGGGCCCTGTGGCAGTCCTGCCGGGCGGCCAAGGAAAAGCTCCTTGCGGAAAACGGCCCGGAAGCCGCAACCGTCACCATCCTTTCGCGGGGAAGCGGTCTCATCGCCGGAACCATAAAGACCGACCTTGAAAAGGAACGTATTAGCGGCGTCATCACCGACGGATTTTTCCCGGTCTGCGAAAAGGAAGCCGAACCCGCCTCCCCCGCCCGCTCCGGCATGAGGGAGATGGGCCTTTCATACGCGGCGGACCCTGGCATCACCCGGCACATGGCGAAATTCCTCCGCAAAAGCGGGGCCGAACGCCAGCTTCCCACGGCGGTTCTTTTCAACGGCGGCGTGATGAAGGCCGGGGCGCTCCGAAAGAGGGTTATGGAGGTCCTGTCCTCCTGGAATGATTCCCCTGGGCAGGGACTTCGGGAGCTTTCAGGCGCGGACTACGACCTTGCCGTGGCGCGCGGGGCGGCCCATTACGGCCTTGCCCGGCGTGGAATGGCGGTGCGCATTAAAGGCGGCTTAAACCGCGCCTATTACATTGGCGTGGAAGCCGCCCTTCCCGCCGTGCCCGGAATGCCCGCGCCCCGCACGGCCCTTTGCGTGACCCCCTTCGGAATGGAGGAGGGAACCGGACAGGCCCTTCCTGGCCGCGTGTTCGGCCTTGTTGTGGGCGAGCGGGTGAAATTCGACTTTCTGGCCTCCTCCACCCGGCACGACGACGCCTTCGGGACCACCATAGAGGACTGGGAGTCGGAGCTTTCTCCGGTTACCACCCTTGAAACCGAGCTAACAGGTGGGGCCGGGACGGTTCTTCCCGTCACCCTTGAAGTGAAAGTCACCGAGGTGGGTACCCTGGAAATCTGGTGCGTGGCCGAGGACGGGCGAAAGTTCAAGCTGGAATTTTCAGTGCGGGAAGAAGACGAAAGAGCGGAATAG
- a CDS encoding DUF2760 domain-containing protein has translation MEDINRSLRRTYWWILLWMLMLSLCAFSALFWVSMDTASKVAANPQSGPLAKILIQETIFYQFPFFLGPGLLLASFLFSWFAWMSVRRTCARHMAKAAAVPDKKAKKQKDEEPAARPRSAREIVQDTERQTLHFLGLLQREGRLMDFFSEDLSLYDDAQIGAAARAVHESCKKLVETRLKPVAVIASEEGETVSVEPGFDPSAIRLSGNVAGNPPFRGVLKHRGWKASRYEMPELISQSDPRIIAPAEVEIS, from the coding sequence ATGGAAGACATCAACCGCTCGCTACGCAGAACTTACTGGTGGATATTGCTGTGGATGCTGATGCTGTCCCTATGCGCGTTTTCAGCCCTTTTCTGGGTCAGCATGGACACAGCCTCAAAAGTTGCGGCTAACCCCCAGTCAGGTCCGCTTGCCAAAATCCTTATCCAGGAAACCATATTTTACCAATTCCCCTTTTTCCTGGGGCCGGGGCTTTTGCTCGCATCCTTCCTCTTTTCCTGGTTCGCCTGGATGAGCGTAAGAAGAACCTGCGCAAGGCATATGGCCAAGGCCGCAGCGGTTCCGGATAAAAAAGCCAAAAAGCAGAAGGACGAGGAACCGGCGGCAAGGCCCAGGTCGGCCCGCGAAATCGTACAGGACACCGAGCGACAGACCCTCCACTTCCTGGGGCTTCTCCAGCGCGAGGGAAGGCTTATGGACTTTTTCTCCGAAGACCTCTCCCTTTACGACGACGCCCAGATAGGGGCCGCAGCCAGGGCCGTTCACGAATCCTGCAAGAAGCTCGTGGAGACGCGGCTGAAGCCTGTGGCGGTAATAGCCTCCGAGGAGGGGGAAACCGTCTCCGTGGAGCCGGGGTTCGACCCTTCCGCCATACGCCTTTCCGGAAACGTGGCGGGAAACCCGCCCTTCAGGGGCGTTTTGAAGCACAGGGGATGGAAGGCCTCCCGCTACGAGATGCCGGAGCTGATCTCGCAGAGCGATCCCAGGATCATTGCACCTGCCGAAGTTGAAATCTCATGA